One Thamnophis elegans isolate rThaEle1 chromosome 2, rThaEle1.pri, whole genome shotgun sequence genomic window, TCatcgcaggctggtcctttgctgtttccggggcagccccatgggccagatctaagtaccccatgggccagatccgggccctgggccttgagtttgacactcctgctctagatcaTTAGGAATCAAGTTGCCTTAAAGAATTACTGCTATTAGATCAACTTTATAAACATCTGTGATCTTAGGAGATAGTTCACTTGTTTGGCCCGCAGCTTGCAAAATATCATTTTATGACAACTAGGAAATTGTGATGGACGTGTCCTGTGTGGATCAACCATCTTCCCTTTAGAACAAACCAAGTCTTACAGTAGGCATGTGTTAGGTAACTTTAAAAATATACCTTTTGCATTGAGTGTCCCCAACCCACTATCTGTCCCAACCagccaaccaatcaaccaaccaatcaatctttATTCAGTCAGAGATCAGCCAATAAAACCCAAAAATCACAattagaagaaagagggaaacatATAATTGTTCTAAAATATCTAAAGAGGATTAGAAGAAAGACTATGCCATATTGACAAACTATAGAACAGTACTTACCTGTGGTCAGGGAAATAAAGTCACATTGATCTGATAAGAACAACTTAAAACAAGTCAGAAGGACCAGGATAAAGAATGGAGATAACAATTCTTGCCGAGGACCTGCCTAGAGGGGACGTCACAGAATCATATATTCTACCATTTATGCGATGCCTCCcttaattctgtttccgaatccatctgtattagtacgttatatgttgctctttaatttcactgtaaaaataggacaagctgaatatattaatagattgtagaaatacaccgaagggaggagtagagggatagaagaaagaggggtagcgagggtgggagagaggactggagggagggggagaaggaagggagtgagtgtatgggggagaggagtggtagagggggaggggaagtagggtagaggggaaggatggagggaagaagggaagttggaggggggcaaaagaaagggtatatggagggtcgaagaggtacattgggtttctatttttttgggTATTgccgacaagaggaatggctgtgtttattgttcaatgttatatggccacggttatgcacagtatatatgtgactgtacgaaaatgaaatggaaaataaaaacacatttaaataagTGATGCCTCTCTTTTTAGTAATGGCTGTTGGGAGGGCATTGGACATGGCCAAGAATAAAGCCCTTCTAAATTTTGGGATCATTGTGCAACTAAGATATCTAgttggttggaaaaaatgtcccTCAAAAAGGTGCTTCTGGGTAGCACAGGAAAGTCTACTTGCAGTTCTAAATCAATGGCCTGCTGTTTGAGATCAGCTAGTGTGTATTCATAATCCATCATAGTGATGATTGGCTATACAGTTGTACTTTGGCATATATTGCCCTGGTACTAGGAAGACTCAAAGGTCAATCATAATTAAAGGAGCCAATAGGAGAAAATGAAAATCCAGGCATAGTTTATAGTTTAAGTGGGCCAGCTTCACAGTGGAGGACTGTGTTTAAAATGCATTGAGGTGCACCTGTCCCTAATATTTGTCTTTTTAAGTGATGCTTTTCATGCTTTATAGCTTCTATAAATAACTTAAGGACATTGATTATGAGAAGTGGCTTTCAAATCACAAAAAGGGTAAAATAGATTGGCTTTGGCATGTGGTTCCTAAGCAAATGCAGCAGGGGACAAAACAAAATTCTCCACAGCTGATTGAGCATGTTCAAGCAGGTGAAGGAACTCCTCAGGAGATAAATCCAAGGACTAAAATTTTAAGGTGGAAATGGCGAGAATATTTAAGTGGGAACTGCCCAATAAAGACCGATGTTAACTAGGTGACCTAAAATTAAATCCTGATGAGTAAGACATGTTTGGATCAACACAGAAAATGTTGGGAGGAATGACTCTATGGCAGTTATGCATCTTCCCAACCCAAGACGTGCAAGTTCCTGTCTGGGCAGCTTCCACTTGGTGGTTTGGATTGGTTGCTTTGCTAATATCTAGTTGAAGAAACTGCAGACCAACCTCTTTCTACAATTTTAAAAGCCTGGTTTGCATGGACTAGGCTTTTGACTTCTCCCACATTGAAAGAAACCAAGATAAGGTAAAATGCAATTTCCCCATTCTGCTCTCAAATAGATCTCCACTCCCATAAACCTCAGTCAGTAAAATTATGGGAACTGATCCCCTCCTTCACTTGGAAGGCACTATATTAGAGCAGGCTAGAAcagagcattttttttccaatccaAACTTTCTGATTAAACTAAACTGGTTTCAAATAAAAACTACAAACTTCCCACGTAGTTGATGTCAATATCAAACTCTTTTCCACACATGTAACATGGCAGAAGCGGCAGGCTTGAAATCCAAACTTCGTTGCAGACCAAAAAAACGAATTCTCTGTACAATATTTGCTCACACTTCGGAGGTGTGCGTTAGTACCTTGATCATCATGGGAATACTCAGTCACCTCAACATTTTACAATATTTCCTGTTAGCAGTAAGGCCATAAGTCTTTTCTCCTAGCTACTATTTCACAAGTTGTGCAATACAACCTCGAAGCCTGTAATACTATAATATTTGTTAATAATGTTCCTGCTCCTGTTTTATTGCTTTTGCGTGATCTGTATTTTCGTATGAGAAATATGCTAATGgagattattttattaaattacagtATACTCTCATTTAAAATCTATTCATGCTTCTGTGCTGAAAGTGAATAGAAAGAGAGTAGCTTTTATTTTGGGGAAGGTAGAAATAGCTCAAGGAATGTACTTGAAGACCCAAAACAGAATAGAGTTGTGCTCTGAATAATAGGAAACTTGAAAATCCCTCTTTGATGTGCAATATTAATAGCTGAAATGAGAGGCATTGAATGTAATTTTGCTTAGGATAAATTATCTTTAGAACCAGCTTGATGAAGTGATTAAAAGCACCAGGCATGAAACTAGGAGACTGAGAATTCGGAAAGCAAGGACAAGCCCTTTCCAAAAATCTAGCCAATAAATCTTAGAGGCTTGTCCAAGAGTCAGGATAAATTCAAAGCCACCAAATATAAAACTTTATATTTTGAAAAGCACTAAATTGGAAATAGATTGGATTTAGTATTCAGTAATTAGGGCAATATTTTGTAGAAGCCTTAAAGAACACTCCTTTCAATCCCATATAGTGGCAATGTGAAAGACCCATCCTAATCCATCCAATGACTTTTgtcccttcttctcttccactTCTAATAAATGAATGCAAGCAACACATTTGGAGTTGAATCTCCAAATTGAGCCCACTTATGCTGCCATGACACAGGTGGGGCAGTTTAATATTTGAGCCACTGGCCCCCAGATATTTGTGCTGGGCCAACTAGGAATATAATTCTGGCCACTATAATCTTGTTTAGCAGATTTTCTTCTTCAGAAGGGCAATATGATTGGATCACACGCCTGTCACCAATTATGTTTTGCAAAATACCAGGGCAGTGATCTGGTGCCCAGGCAATTGGTTCGTTTGGAAACGCATAACATAAAAAGCATACCTACCAATAAGATAATACCCAAATTTCTTACAAGCTGCCAGGAGCTCCTTAATGACAACAGCAGAGATACCCCAAGGGCAGCATGTTTCCACAGTATCCAGTGCTAGGTTCCATGCAGAATCTCCCAAAAAGCAACAATAATCCCCAGGTTTTCATCAAAACCTGGCACCATGACTTCATGGTTCTGCTATGAGGATAGGACTGCAAGACCTGGCCTTGATTGGCTGGCAAATGACTCTGGCGTGGGAATCGAAAGTCTGGGACTTTCACAGCGAGTAAAGCTTTGAAACTATGTGAAACTTTGCCATCCATCTTctcctttattcattaaacaagcAGGTCAGCTCTGAATGAGTTCTAAACTTCTAGAACTTTTCTTATTATGAAGAATAAATCAAAATATGCCACTAAACCCCTCAAAATAACAATGGCCTTCTGCATTGCAACTACAGACTGTCCTCAAAAAGGTCTAATGGTTgaagcaccaggctaaaaaccagcagatcaggagttctagtcctgccttaggcatgaaatccagctgggtggcTTTTGGGCAGTCATTGCCTCAATTCACTTCACAAgcatgttgtggggaaaaataggaggaagaaggggtaTTAGGTATGTTCTCTATCTTGAGTtatgtgtaaaaataataataagtaaaATCATCCAAAAGCTACTGTTGGTCCATGGTATGCCCATTTAACCTCGCTGCAACATGATCCAGCAGGATGGGCATCTTCTGGTTCCTTTTCATGTACAGCATTGATACTGATGAGGCACATCTTATGACCAGTGGCAGATGCCTTTTGGAGCAGCCTCCCCCTTGAGTTTGGGGGGACTCTGTTGGCTTTTCACAAAATCTGAAGACCTATTTTTTCCTAGGTGCTGGGCCCAGGATGTCAGATTTGATAATATTTAATTATGTGCTGCCTTATGGTTTTTACATGGTGTTATTTAAGTATTAGTTTTGTTAGATGGCCAGAGTTATTTGGTTAAGACGGATGGTCACATAATTCCCTTAAATAAACAATTTGATCTAATCTTAAGGAAATAGCTTTTGAGCTGTCAAActctattctgttttttaaactcAGGGGAAACAGCCATACAGTGAGATTACATAGCAAAAGCTTTGGCTTTATTTACCCAAGTTCTGAAGTGTGTGAAGGTACTCTTTAAAGAGTTTCATACTATAAAGAATTACAGTTTTGTGATCTTCTGGAAAACGATTGAcctaaaaaaaattactataagCTGAATTTTGACTacttctcccacacacacacacacacacacacacacatccccatGTGACTTCTTTGAAGTAAACATACCTATcatataaatcattttttccattccattcttttgtaTGCCAAAGAATCTTTGTGTTCCACTGACGGTGACAATTCAGAGTAACATTTGGCTTTTATATGCTAAGCCATTGTTCTTTTCACCCAACAAATCTAGAATGTCCTTTCTGATGCCTGACACCATCAGAGTACTTGCAGTACCTAATGCAAATGCCTACTACCTCTTTTTACATTTCAACTCAGGActgttttaaaatgcaaatgccaatttcaccccccccccccccgctttaccAACTTTACCACACAAAAAAACTGAGAGCAAAGGTCCTCCTTACATAACCTTTAATTTTTGGCTCAAGACTCATTTCTTTAGACCATTTGCAACTCCCCCTTCTCTGTTGTTTCGGCACACACCAAGTACAAAATCCAGTAGGTCACATAATAAATATTACTTAAGCTGAACAAACCCCTTTCATTTGTGGTTGTCTCTCTGTCTGATGGAAAGGTCTGAAGAACTTTGAAGCACAAACATTATTTCTAATGTTTCAACTAATGATGAAAATATGTTTTAAGCATTCCTTTACATGTaaatttttaagaacagattatCACTGTTTGTTCAGCAAACTGTAGTACTTAAGTAATTCTGTTGGCTAAATCTGAAAAAGCACTAATCACATGTAAAAGCGAAGTTGCTActagaaaaaacaaaacagcactAACAACTGGGCAGTAGGGCAAATAGTTCTTATAAGCAAATCTACCATGTTTAGTGGGATGACAGGAAgagtccttttaatatttccatcTACAATAACTCAGCTCACAACATTTTGTGGGGAAATAGAAAACAATTTCAACATTTTATAGGGCAATAGAAAACAATTTCAACATTTTATGGGGCAATAGAAAACAATTTCAAATCATTACACACTTTTGACAGCTTCTTCtatttattctctttctcttctcgcCAACCATATATGCGTAAAAGAGGAAAAGCATGTTGCAATCTTCTGATTAGTAATTTGGATAGGAAGAGAACCAGACTGAGAATAGCTATATCAAGCTTCAGGTACAGTATGTTGAGGGCACTGCGAATTTTTATAATGCAATactaggttttttaaaattaaatgaggATTATCTCTTTTCAACTGCTTAAAAAAACTCAGTCAAGCTTACCTTGAAAGCAAGTAAAACACCAGTTCTATATTCATCTCACAGAAAGCTCCATGAATAGGAATAATTTATAAAGTACACTGCCTGGCTATCCTTTAATAAAACAATGCAACAATGGGAAGTGATTTTTTGTCATTTCAGAAGTAAcccaggtttgttttttttacttcctgGAGTAACAGTCTATGTTGTTCTggctttctttttcaaatactacCTATGCTCCAGGGTAGCTGAGTGGAGGATTCTTGGTTCAGTCCATGCTCATATGGAGACAAACATTCGTGTTTTATAtaaagagggggggggtgttacCTGTTATGTGAGATTTGCATTTAAGGAacttaaaaaaacaacctttttTGATGAGAACCTTCCATTTGCTCAAAAAGGAAACGAGGCAAGATTCAGATAATTCTCCAAGCCACACTTGTGTCTTATCCCGCTTGCAGTTAACCGCAGCATGTTCCCATAATCTTGTTTCCTCTTGTCTCCAACCCATAGTTGAGGCATTGTGAAGCATTTAGATGTTTCAGTGTCCAGTGTTCTCTCCCTTCAGTAGCCACCAGGCCACAGCTGTTTTTCTGATATGCTTCTGCAACTTTTTGTCAATGGCATTGCCAGGTGATCTCTGTGGAATGGTACCAGCCTAACACTTGACCTGATCATGTTATCCAAGTCAACAGTGCAGCCATGCCACACTATGCTGCACCCCTCTTCTGTCTCTTGGCACTCTCCTGCAAGACCATTATGCCTAGGTCAGCACGTGTGATTCTTCCAAAATGGAATTTCACTCCATTTCTGACTCAGAGACCTGAATCAGCCAAATCACAGCAGCCTAACCATGATGGGGAGAACCGGAAATATAGGGTGAAGCAGGAAAGATCCCATTATCCCTGCCACTTCATAGTGCATTATGTACTGTacatacagagaagagcaacaaagatgataaagggcctggagactaaatcatatgatgaacggttgatGGAGCAAGGCTATTGAAGAataattaggggagacatgataactgtcttacagagaggagggggctgacattttccaaagcactagagggcaggacaagaaatacagataatcctcaatgtacaacagtttgtttagttcaAAATTATAACGCCACTGAAAAAAAGGTGAGTTTTGATCGTTTTTCAGAACTGTTGCGGCATCtccatggtcgcatgatcaaaactcaaggtgcttggcaactgattcatatttatgacggttgcagtgtctcagggtcatgtatTCCCCATTGGCAAAACTTCtggtgagcaaagtcaatggggaattcaCTTAATCatcattttactaacttaacaactgaagccaTTCACTTGATAACTGAGGTAGGAAAGGACCTACAATCAGTcaaatttaacaaatgtctcacttagcaacataaattatgggctcaactgtggtcctcactcaaggattacttgtaatataggtggaagcttgttaaagagagatccaatctagaagtgAAGAGAAatcttctgacagtgaaaacaattaatcagtggaatagcttgcctcctggagttttgaatactccatcactggagctttttaaaaataaactggaCAAGCATTTGACCAGGATGGTATAACCTTTTtgggcaccgagtgctgaaacgggagcacacctgtgtgcgcatgtgccagaaaccggaagagtagCTGCCTGGTGCATATACACATGCAGGGAAggtgatcttccagtttctggcgtgcgcatgcgcaatggccagctagtcttcacacGCGCATACACTTCAGataccggaagaccaggtggctggtgtgcatgctagaaactggaagatcatcttctcgGCACGTGCATGCGCACAGGGCAGCTACACTTCCAGTTTTCAACACTCCCGCGCacgtgaagatcagctggccggcatgctgAAACCCAGAACAATAGGTGACAGctcgcgtgcccagagagatggctctgcatgccacttctgtcacatgtgccataggatcgccatcacgggtataagcTGTCtcactgggatggtataaggcttcttgccttgagcaggagatttgactagaagatctctaaggtcccttccagctctatgattgtTTTCTGTCAGGGACATAATTGCTAAATTGGTGTCCTTGTAGAAGACAGGTGCTTAATGATGCAGCAAAGAATCAGTTCATGGTCTCTTGTTATCTCTCAACCATTGTTCAAGCTAAAAGCTACCAGAGCTAAATCAGATCTCTGTTAGTAATCAGGTGTGTGTCAGGGTTGGCCTGAAGACATCATAGATCAAACCCCACCCCGCTCCTATTATCACTATCAGCTATTAGTCGCCTGTTATTACTATCAATCAATCAGCCAGCTGATGCAGGTTCCCCCAAACTGGGAGAGGTGCCCCTCTGAAAGGGTGCGTGAATTCTGATCAATGGCTGAGCTTGTGGCCGTTGTCAGGCATCACCCTACCAATGAGTAAAAAGCATGACAAGtacatgtctatggagagtcatccagatcacagttgtcccaaaggtgctttttcaagaggcaactggactttcttgcttttctttgaagttgtttcacttctcatgAGAACTGAAACGTCttttacatggggcagcccttgaagagcattcggagacttcagcttgtccagaatgcagccgcgcgagcgattgtgggtgcaccccgctacaccgtcacacctatcctccgcgagctgcactgggtgcctattggtcttcggatacgcttcaaggtgctagtcgtcacttataaagcctttcatggtattggacctggatacttgagagaccgcctgctgccaattacctccaacagacctattagatcccacaaattaggcctcctccgaattccatctactggccaatgccgattggctaccacccggaggagggccttttctgtggctgctccagccctctggaatgagctccccatggagattcggaccctcaccacccttcaggctttccgcaaagcccttaaaacctggttgttccgacaggcctggggctgacgagttccccgcccccgctcgaattgtgtggctgtttttaaattgttgtagttgtttgtctgttgttttttcctcctgtttgtatccccccccttacttggtttgtgagccgccctgagtccctctgggaatagggcagcatagaaatgcaataaatcaaatcaaatcagttgcctcttgaaaaaacacctttgggacgtAACAACTACAGCTGTACTAAGATTGAAAACTGGTTTCTCCATCAGCTGGGGGTGTTGAGAAGAGAAACAGGCTTCCCCTGCACTGAAAATGGGAAGTGCATTCTCCAGCTAAAAGCCAGAAGAGATAATAATTAGGGCTGTTAAAGACGACAGCAAATGGATGGCTAGTTGGTTTTCTAGCTCAGGCATGGAGGAAAGCACTTTGAACTGTGAGGAAGAAATCTCTGGTCTCTTCCACATAATAGGGAGCAAGCAACTTTTGCCATTCCAAGCGTTATATTGGAAAAATTACTAgtaaaagtagtcctcaacttacaacagttcattttgtgaccaaagttacaacggcactgaaaaaagtgacttatgaccatttttccttgcagcattcccgtggccacatgatcaaaattcggaagcGTGGCAACTGtttcaattttgggctcaaaattttggactcaattgtggccataggtTGAGAACCTTCctcttgtttaaaatgaaatcaATGTTCTTTAGACCAGAGTTTCTTAACCTTGGAAATTTTAAGACGCATGGATTTGAGCTCTCAGATTTTTCCAGCCTGGCTGGGAATTCTCGGAGGTGAAGCCCACACATTTAAAGTTGGCAAAGAtgagaaatactgctttagaCCTAAGTGTTTCAGTAGATATCTGCCAATTTTAAGTAGCAGACACCTGCTATTCTGTATGTGCAATGTCACCTTTGCAGCTTTTAatatgaaaaagatttttttcatttcaaggaCTTTAAGTATCAAGAAACATTAACGTACAACATTCAATGAAGAAATAATACCATTTCCTATACATCCCTCAAAAAATTGCATGTGCATGATGCTTTAATAGTTCCTTTACAGCTGTATCAACGTGGCTGCTTCGTGAACAAATTCTGACGGggccttccctcttcattttcaaaaaacaatttaaagaatTTGGAACTGCAAGACAGGTGTTAATTCTAAATACTGTAATTGAAGTATCACATTTCATTACTTCATGTATTTAAATTACTTATATCCATAAACTGTCTGAATATATCCAACACTTGGCTGCAAAATATGCAATGATCTTGCAGGTGGATTCACCAGGGAGCCAATATTAAGCTATCACTTTCAATATGCATGCAGTAGAAGGTAGTTGCCAAGCAATGAAGGCAATAGCTCAGATGGATTATTAACCAATTAGACTAAAAGAAACTAAGAATCCAAGCATGAAAAGTTACATCTCCATTTAAAAAGTGTACAGATCAGctttcataaatatatatatataatttatatatgtatttgtatatgtgtgtgtgtgtgtgtgtatatctatctattagatttttttttacaacccccggtatgcccaaatatgggaggaagatcactacttccattctctgtccttcggctcgtcacaagagaccatccaggcagaaacccaatatttttactgttgcctttttgttacattttgttgtatttgtgctgataaataaatagtctccctttatttatttatcagcacaaatacaactatatgtgtgtgtgtgtgtgtgtgtgtatgtatgtgtgcatgtgtgtgtgtgagccaaggtggtgcagtggttagagtgcagcactgcaggctacttcaggtgactgcagttcggctgttcaaatctcaccggctcaaggttcactcagccttccatccttccgaggtgggtaaaatgaggacccggattgttgttgggggcaatatgctgactctgtaaaccgcttagagcgggctgaaagccctatgaagcggtataaaagtctaactgctattgatatatatatatatatatacaccaggCTAAAGCTTCCAAAACCCATAATTCCAGATTGTGGGGATTGGAAGTCCTGGCAGTCAATATAATTAAAgagtttcccccaccccctcaaacCAAACTTTAAACACAATCACTTTATAAGTGTGATGGCTAATGAGAAAGACCTTTTATTACAGAAGCTATTTGTGAGGTCCAAGTTAAGAATGGGACAAACTTATTATGAAGAAGCAAGCTTGCTCCACTATTATCCCACCAAAGCAGCTCCATCTCTCAGCTCTATTCAATTCACATGAAGGATATGACTCATCCATCGAAGTCAAATATTAGATAAATATCTATGTGTTTAGGTTTTGTTCTTATGGATTCATTTCTCTGGTCTTGTATACCACCCAGAGTTCATCGGAGTGGGACAGCTATAATACATGTGAATAAGTATAGTTTGAGTTTGAATTGCTGAGTTATGAGAAGCTGATACCTATGGCGGCTAAATCTAGGTTTATCACTTAGCAAgtttgacaaaccaaatcaaCTCACAATTATTCAATAAACCATAGTTAAACCCCATAAGATTTCTAGCAGAGGGGATGGCAAAGCTATTCTCTTTATGCATTAGTACCACAGACTTGCAAATGCACGTGTTTGTTTGAATGCTTCCTGCAGAGTCAGAAGGGACATCTTGCAGAGTTTTAAAAGTGCTCTGTTTATTGGGACATACAATACAGAAGAAGCAAGGGAATATATAGGGAAGCTCGTTATGGCCCCAACAGCACAACTTTGGCAATAATGAAATGCAATGAGAATCAAGAGCTGGCCTTCGAAGTGTATCTAATGTATACGGTCTTggcatcttgaactttcaatgaAAGGGAACCTAATAAGGAAGAACAACAGAAAACCAAATACATTGTTTTATTCGTTTTAAATGGCGATCTTTTGTCTCACAAAGCCAGGCTTTCCTTTTAAAACAAGAAagactttcctttttccttcttattCACTTATTTCATCTTTATTGCACAGTCACACAACAGAAGGGAAAAATCAGATATCTTTCTTCATCCAGAATATGGGTTTCCCTTTCAGATCCCGATAAGGTGTTTCAAAAAGCGTCTGTTCTTCAAATGTATTCTCCAAAACCCTGGAAGAGGAGGGTTTCCCAGAATTTGGCTGGACTACTAAAAAGGCTCTTGGTGGAGGCACTggaagtgggagggggggaggaggaggaggagagggtagAGGAGCTGGGGCAGCAGAGGCGAATGGTGAAGAGTGAACCAGAGCATTCCTGGACTGGGCAGAGGATGGGTGGGGACCTGGCAATGGAAGATGGGGAGAAATGGTAGCTGTCCCTGAATGATAAGAACAAGGAGAAGGCAATGAAGGTGGGGCTACTGAgcaaaaaggggaagaagaaagaggtgcaGCATGCGGTGAAGGAGGGAGGTTTGCTCCAGATCTGCTTTGGTAAGATGCATTTGTATTATGCTTCCCAGACTGTGCAGTAAGCTCCGTGTTACGTTGAGGGGTAGAGAAGTTCTCCAAAAATTCCATAGGTACCAGAGAACTGATGAATCCAGCCCACTGGACGGGCTTGGACAAGCTATAGCCCAGGTGGGCATAAAAATGCTGTTTGTCGTGTGTGGTGAGATACAGGTGCTGGTAGCGGTGGGCTTTGGCAAAGTTCTCAACAGCTTCCATCAGCTTCCTGCCGTAGCCCTTTCCACGGAGGGCCTTGGCAACCACCACGGTCTCCACAAATAAACTGTTAGATTGGCCAATCACACGGGATAACCTGGCATGTCCCAGAAGTTGGCACTGGGTATTGGACGTTTTCCCTTCTGCAGTTTCCTCCGTTACCCTCAAAGTTCTGATCAGTACCAGGCACATGGGAAAGTTGTCACTAGATTTTTGCAGGGAGTGGATACGGGAGGTCCGGCTCCGTTTCCACTCTTCGTTGATGAGGTCAGCACAGGCCTCCAGGAGATCAGGCCTCTTGTGAAGGGGGACTGCTGTGAGCATCTCTGAAACCGAACCCATTCTTCTCACCGTGATGAAACTTCacaagcgagagagagagagtttggtgCACTCCTGAAAGCACAAACACAATGAATTGTGCTTGCAATGCATACTTACTTCCCAGAGAATTAATCATCTCACTGACATTACAAGGAAACATCAGCAGTTCCTTGCTTTGTTTTGCCTAGGTTAAGCCCAAATTAGCAGCCTCTGAAATACACCCAAACAGCAACAAAGATACCTAATACAGAAATCCATTTAATAGCTACATAccaaaataaacattattttcacTACCACCATTCTATTATCCCAGCAATTTCCCCAACCTGCTTCAGTAGTTTCAAGAAAGACTTGAGTAGAGCTTCCATTCGTGGGCCTGATAGCTGAAAATGATAGGCATTCAAGTAGAAAACAGACAAATTCCTACAAGCTACTACTTTGaaactttcttttcattttctttactgTCCAAATATAAATTACCATGTGTTAATTAACCAACAAGCAGAAGGTCTGTATGGACTACCAACCTGAATAATTTACACAAATGCAGTAGATTACATATACCTGCATGAGATTAAGAGAAAACTCATATTCTCTCCATTGGAAATAATAGATAAATTCTATTGCTGTTAAACCTTTAACAAAAAGAGGAACTTGTTGTAGGTTTCCTCCTTATCCCACAAGCATAGAAGaccattattttttcaaa contains:
- the NAA80 gene encoding N-alpha-acetyltransferase 80; its protein translation is MGSVSEMLTAVPLHKRPDLLEACADLINEEWKRSRTSRIHSLQKSSDNFPMCLVLIRTLRVTEETAEGKTSNTQCQLLGHARLSRVIGQSNSLFVETVVVAKALRGKGYGRKLMEAVENFAKAHRYQHLYLTTHDKQHFYAHLGYSLSKPVQWAGFISSLVPMEFLENFSTPQRNTELTAQSGKHNTNASYQSRSGANLPPSPHAAPLSSSPFCSVAPPSLPSPCSYHSGTATISPHLPLPGPHPSSAQSRNALVHSSPFASAAPAPLPSPPPPPPLPLPVPPPRAFLVVQPNSGKPSSSRVLENTFEEQTLFETPYRDLKGKPIFWMKKDI